The Bombus fervidus isolate BK054 chromosome 1, iyBomFerv1, whole genome shotgun sequence genome includes a window with the following:
- the LOC139989723 gene encoding uncharacterized protein, which yields MCFLLLVYLLLSVTTQDVRAEEIDCQVYNHLYVCLANGVLYSVAFEDVNAVQTIEDIELHLEGLGIIDIVKDAFLEVSNSSALYIRDNQLSTIFRHYFAGLDQLTYLDLKNNSITEIEDGAFAKLHSLETLLLDNNNITAFRPGMWKGLVDLRELYATNNNIALKRNIFRGLRHLETLALDCNGITEVPIGAFNGLPHIDLLYLSRNKISSLQPEVFRGLGEINELDLGRNRLKNVSGGIFRHLKNLNSLWLNGNQIVMLKGDTFEGLDNLLLLFLNSNELRFVDMSAFVKMKNVTIDPGFKIAGTTIDNVSKVQGRFRCSNVEYQLPYECTEIDSQVH from the coding sequence ATGTGCTTCCTCTTGCTCGTTTATCTCCTCTTATCGGTCACCACTCAAGACGTTCGCGCGGAGGAAATCGACTGCCAAGTTTATAACCATCTTTACGTTTGTCTGGCCAACGGCGTGTTGTACAGTGTCGCATTCGAGGATGTCAACGCGGTGCAGACGATCGAGGACATAGAGCTACACCTGGAGGGTCTTGGGATCATCGACATAGTCAAGGACGCTTTTCTCGAAGTCAGCAACTCGTCCGCCTTGTACATTCGTGACAACCAGTTGTCTACGATTTTTAGACACTATTTCGCTGGTTTAGACCAACTGACGTATTTGGATCTGAAGAATAACAGTATAACCGAGATAGAAGACGGTGCCTTTGCCAAATTGCACAGTCTAGAAACGTTGCTGCTggataacaataatattactGCGTTTCGACCTGGAATGTGGAAGGGTCTCGTCGATCTTCGTGAATTGTACGCCACAAATAACAATATTGCCTtgaaaagaaacatattcAGAGGACTTCGACACTTGGAAACCTTGGCGTTGGATTGTAACGGGATTACGGAGGTACCTATTGGAGCGTTTAATGGGCTGCCTCACATTGATCTCCTCTATCTGtcgagaaacaaaatttcgtcCCTGCAGCCCGAGGTTTTTCGTGGTCTTGGTGAAATCAACGAACTAGACCTGGGACGGAATCGATTGAAAAATGTGTCTGGAGGAATTTTCCGACATCTGAAAAACTTAAATTCTCTGTGGCTCAACGGGAATCAAATTGTCATGCTGAAGGGAGACACTTTCGAGGGATTGGATAATTTGTTGCTTTTGTTCTTGAACAGCAACGAACTGCGTTTTGTGGACATGTCCGCTTTCGTCAAGATGAAGAACGTTACCATCGATCCAGGCTTCAAGATAGCCGGGACGACTATTGATAATGTTTCCAAAGTGCAAGGACGATTTCGGTGCAGCAACGTCGAGTACCAGCTGCCCTACGAGTGCACAGAGATCGACTCTCAAGTTCATTAA